From one Gracilibacillus salinarum genomic stretch:
- a CDS encoding NADH:flavin oxidoreductase/NADH oxidase has product MKQLFSPINIKNLDLKNRVVMPPMCQYSVTAEDGTPNDWHLTHYISRAVGGTGLIIVEMTNVEPDGRISNNCLGLWSDDQIPAYKKIVDGVHAQGAKIAIQIAHAGRKAEDAETPVAPSPIRFSEKYKEPRALSTAEVKEMVDKYKQAARRAVEAGFDSIELHGAHGYLIHQFHSRYTNKRDDEYGELTRFGTEVIEAVKSEMPADMPLILRISATEFVEEGYTLEGGIEIAKTYKAAGVDIFDVSAGGEGAIAPSRHPGFHAGYMLPFARAMREALHVPVMAVGNLETPRLADAVIGNQEADFVAVGRGMLRDPYWAIHAAHELGQEIQVPVQYERGFA; this is encoded by the coding sequence ATGAAACAACTATTTAGCCCAATTAATATAAAAAATTTAGATCTGAAAAATCGCGTGGTAATGCCACCAATGTGTCAATACTCGGTAACAGCGGAAGATGGCACACCGAATGATTGGCATCTGACACACTATATCAGCAGAGCAGTTGGTGGTACAGGTTTGATTATTGTTGAAATGACAAACGTTGAACCTGATGGCAGAATTTCAAATAATTGTTTAGGTTTATGGTCAGATGATCAAATTCCGGCTTATAAAAAGATCGTGGATGGTGTTCATGCACAAGGTGCAAAAATTGCGATTCAAATTGCGCATGCAGGGCGAAAAGCAGAAGACGCTGAGACCCCAGTGGCACCGTCTCCTATCCGTTTCAGTGAAAAATATAAAGAACCACGAGCACTTTCTACTGCGGAAGTAAAAGAAATGGTCGATAAATATAAGCAAGCAGCCCGTCGTGCAGTCGAAGCAGGCTTTGATTCCATTGAATTACACGGCGCACATGGCTATTTAATACACCAATTTCATTCTCGTTATACGAACAAGCGAGACGATGAATATGGAGAGCTGACTCGTTTTGGTACGGAAGTGATTGAAGCAGTGAAGAGTGAAATGCCAGCAGATATGCCACTGATTCTTCGAATATCTGCCACTGAATTTGTAGAAGAAGGCTATACGTTAGAAGGTGGAATCGAAATAGCTAAAACTTACAAAGCAGCTGGTGTTGATATTTTTGATGTTAGCGCTGGCGGAGAGGGAGCGATTGCCCCTTCACGTCATCCAGGCTTTCATGCAGGATATATGCTTCCTTTTGCAAGGGCAATGCGCGAAGCGTTACATGTACCCGTTATGGCTGTTGGAAACCTGGAAACTCCACGCCTTGCTGATGCAGTAATTGGTAATCAAGAAGCTGACTTCGTTGCTGTTGGACGTGGCATGCTTCGTGATCCTTACTGGGCAATCCATGCCGCGCATGAATTAGGTCAAGAAATACAAGTACCTGTTCAATATGAGCGAGGTTTTGCTTAA
- a CDS encoding SDR family oxidoreductase, whose translation MKTVLITGAGSGFGLVTALELAKNGFHVIATLRTLQSQQALNDKVAELKLTDKIIILEMDVTNDEHIEEVTQYVKQNYQRLDLLINNAGYSQGGFVADLSPDDFEKQLNVNLHGVFRVTNAMLPILEQAEKANIINISSVSGLIGFPGLSSYCTSKFALEGFSESLRLELLQRNIYVSIIEPSSYQTEIWHKSLQTIDHETMEADPLKHSVFNYAKQTAYTEQNPKEIADLIIKISHRSKPKLRYPIGKGATAMFFAKRLLPWQLVEKIILKKLKK comes from the coding sequence TTGAAAACGGTATTAATTACAGGGGCTGGAAGTGGATTCGGGCTTGTGACTGCACTTGAACTTGCCAAAAATGGATTTCATGTGATTGCAACGCTGAGAACCCTTCAGTCTCAACAAGCTTTAAACGATAAGGTAGCAGAATTAAAATTAACCGATAAAATCATCATTCTGGAAATGGACGTCACAAACGATGAGCATATTGAAGAGGTCACACAGTATGTGAAACAAAACTATCAAAGACTCGATTTACTTATTAATAATGCTGGCTATTCCCAAGGCGGTTTTGTAGCGGATCTTTCACCAGATGATTTTGAAAAGCAATTAAATGTGAATTTGCATGGGGTGTTTCGCGTTACCAATGCGATGCTGCCGATTTTAGAGCAGGCAGAAAAAGCGAATATTATTAATATTAGCAGTGTGAGCGGTCTGATCGGCTTTCCTGGTTTAAGTAGCTATTGTACATCTAAATTTGCCTTAGAAGGTTTTAGTGAAAGTTTAAGATTAGAATTGCTACAGCGAAATATTTATGTGTCCATCATCGAACCATCATCTTATCAGACGGAAATTTGGCACAAGAGTTTGCAGACCATAGATCACGAAACAATGGAGGCGGACCCTCTGAAACACTCTGTATTTAACTATGCTAAGCAGACAGCATACACCGAGCAGAATCCGAAAGAAATTGCGGATTTGATCATTAAAATTTCTCATCGATCCAAGCCTAAGTTGCGTTACCCAATTGGTAAAGGCGCAACGGCCATGTTTTTTGCCAAGCGCTTGTTACCTTGGCAATTAGTAGAAAAAATCATCTTAAAAAAATTAAAAAAATAA
- a CDS encoding SurA N-terminal domain-containing protein, with protein MKKSLLTLMLIIVSIIAVACGSEEDQSSQESSEGSSDSSSNQTEQQLVSEEEKVENDKTVATINGTEINGVAYNQMYSTVKSTLQQSGQDTEDTDTLKDQTLTELINQELIRQDAVEQGIEVDDEQIQSQVDSLKDQYGDQFSTVLKSSGLTEETYKKQLKQNALSTKYMKSEFDINVSDEEIQQYYDSLKEQSEKEIPALEQVKGQIEQMLFSQKQQEKKDQIQSKIDELKNNAEIEKLI; from the coding sequence ATGAAAAAAAGCTTATTGACGTTGATGCTTATCATCGTATCGATCATAGCGGTTGCCTGTGGCAGTGAAGAAGATCAATCCAGCCAAGAATCATCTGAAGGTTCATCTGATTCATCATCTAATCAAACCGAGCAGCAGCTTGTAAGTGAAGAAGAAAAAGTTGAAAATGATAAAACTGTAGCAACCATCAATGGAACAGAAATTAATGGCGTTGCTTACAACCAAATGTATTCGACTGTAAAAAGCACCCTGCAACAATCAGGACAAGATACAGAAGATACTGATACATTAAAAGATCAAACTTTAACAGAATTAATAAATCAGGAATTAATCAGACAAGATGCCGTGGAACAAGGTATTGAAGTCGATGATGAACAAATCCAAAGCCAGGTTGATTCATTGAAAGATCAATACGGTGATCAATTCTCCACTGTATTGAAATCAAGTGGATTAACGGAAGAAACCTATAAAAAACAACTAAAACAAAATGCACTCTCAACGAAATATATGAAATCTGAATTTGATATCAACGTTTCAGATGAAGAAATCCAACAATATTATGATTCCTTAAAAGAACAATCTGAGAAAGAAATTCCTGCATTAGAGCAAGTCAAAGGTCAAATTGAACAGATGCTATTCTCACAAAAACAGCAGGAGAAAAAAGATCAAATCCAATCAAAAATTGATGAGCTAAAGAATAACGCGGAGATTGAGAAACTAATCTAA
- a CDS encoding phosphatase PAP2 family protein, which yields MKHILKPTFLFLIAGFVLLFLTTSLFIELADDVLENEKFKVDHYFHEVLVFTEDDTLYQWMTWITEAGSVLVITIGSVIVAVSLFFLTNNKWYSILFSLNMIGIGLLTKVLKLVFQRNRPELIAAFDGTGYSFPSGHSTGSVAFYGFLIFLVWKLVSKQAVKWLIILLLGILSIAIPYSRVVLGVHFFTDILAGMALGLSWLIICIFTLEFLLWRARKRQV from the coding sequence ATGAAGCATATTTTAAAACCAACTTTTCTTTTCTTAATAGCAGGATTCGTCCTGTTATTTCTAACCACATCATTGTTTATCGAGCTAGCAGATGATGTCCTGGAAAATGAAAAATTTAAAGTAGATCATTATTTCCATGAGGTGCTTGTTTTTACGGAAGATGATACCTTATATCAATGGATGACATGGATAACAGAAGCTGGTTCGGTGCTCGTTATTACAATTGGTTCTGTTATTGTAGCGGTGTCCTTATTTTTCTTAACAAATAATAAATGGTACAGTATTTTGTTTAGCTTAAATATGATTGGTATTGGTTTATTAACAAAAGTATTGAAATTAGTATTTCAGCGCAATCGTCCAGAATTAATTGCAGCGTTTGATGGTACAGGTTACAGTTTTCCTAGTGGACATTCTACCGGGTCTGTTGCGTTTTACGGCTTTCTGATTTTTCTGGTCTGGAAACTGGTATCGAAGCAAGCGGTGAAATGGTTGATAATTCTTTTGCTGGGCATATTAAGCATCGCTATTCCATACAGTCGTGTTGTATTAGGTGTGCATTTCTTTACAGATATTTTGGCAGGGATGGCGCTTGGGTTGTCATGGTTAATTATCTGTATCTTTACCTTGGAATTCTTGCTTTGGCGCGCAAGGAAACGGCAAGTTTAA
- a CDS encoding carbon-nitrogen family hydrolase: MTKIEYLIYQMDVVVANPQANREKIKQWFETDVTNTKVDTVVLPEMWNTGYALDQLESIADDDGSVTIPFLSDLAKKYQVNVIGGSIANRKQDGIYNTSFVFNRLGELVHQYDKIHLVPMLDEPKYLKGGCDKGELFELDGVKMGIVICYDLRFPELIRSLALQGAEVMHVVAQWPASRQTHWHYLLFARAIENQCYMIAANASGTCDGTDFAGESLVISPSGEAIATGPARTEATIRAEIMLENVRKIRNEIPVFTSRVPYLYGE, encoded by the coding sequence GTGACGAAAATAGAATATTTAATTTACCAGATGGACGTCGTTGTTGCGAACCCGCAGGCAAACCGTGAGAAGATTAAACAGTGGTTCGAAACAGACGTCACAAACACAAAAGTAGACACAGTTGTTTTACCTGAGATGTGGAATACCGGGTATGCATTGGATCAATTAGAATCTATAGCAGATGATGACGGATCAGTCACCATTCCCTTTCTTTCAGACCTGGCAAAGAAATATCAGGTCAATGTAATTGGCGGATCAATCGCTAATCGTAAACAAGACGGAATTTACAACACGAGTTTTGTTTTTAACCGGCTAGGAGAACTTGTGCATCAATACGATAAAATTCATTTAGTGCCGATGCTGGATGAACCGAAATATTTAAAGGGCGGTTGTGACAAAGGGGAATTATTTGAACTGGATGGTGTGAAGATGGGAATCGTGATTTGTTATGATTTACGTTTCCCCGAATTAATCAGATCTCTGGCATTACAAGGAGCGGAGGTGATGCATGTAGTTGCGCAATGGCCAGCATCCAGACAAACACACTGGCACTATCTGCTGTTTGCACGAGCTATTGAAAACCAGTGCTATATGATAGCGGCTAATGCCAGTGGAACATGTGATGGCACTGATTTCGCCGGAGAGTCCCTTGTAATCAGTCCATCCGGTGAAGCAATTGCTACAGGTCCTGCCCGAACAGAGGCGACCATTCGAGCGGAGATAATGCTTGAGAACGTTCGAAAGATCCGTAACGAAATACCTGTTTTTACAAGCAGGGTACCTTATTTATATGGAGAGTGA
- a CDS encoding pyridoxal phosphate-dependent aminotransferase, which translates to MINFEYSDALQRLPEQFFVKLVKTTQALVKQGHDVINLGQGNPDMPTPDFIVEALQKASTNPLYHKYSPFQGYPFLKQAIADFYQREYQVDVDPETEIAIMFGSKTGLVEINQCLLNPHDKVLVPDPGYPDYMSGVALSNAEPVHMPLREENEFLPDYNEIPEKDLEEAKLMFLNYPNNPTAATASKDFFDETIEMAEKYEICVVHDFAYGAIGFDEKPQSFLQSPGAKNVGIEMYTLSKTYNMAGWRVAFAVGNRSVINALELIHDHYYVSIFGAIQAATKAALDNGEESIRSLNRVYGERREAFLDEAANIGWHGGSASGSFFVWMPVADGHSSESFSKLLLEKTHVVVAPGNGFGDEGEGYVRIGLLEKPERLREACKRIDKLGLF; encoded by the coding sequence ATGATAAATTTTGAATACTCAGATGCTTTGCAGCGATTACCAGAACAATTTTTTGTGAAATTAGTCAAGACGACTCAAGCGCTTGTCAAGCAAGGGCATGATGTCATTAATTTAGGGCAAGGTAATCCCGATATGCCTACACCAGACTTTATTGTAGAGGCGTTACAAAAAGCAAGTACCAATCCTTTGTATCATAAATACTCCCCATTTCAAGGCTATCCTTTTTTAAAGCAGGCGATTGCTGATTTCTATCAACGAGAATATCAGGTAGATGTCGATCCAGAAACAGAAATAGCAATCATGTTCGGTTCGAAAACAGGTCTAGTAGAAATCAATCAGTGTCTGCTTAATCCGCATGATAAAGTGCTTGTTCCTGATCCTGGCTATCCTGATTACATGTCTGGGGTTGCACTGTCTAATGCTGAACCTGTGCATATGCCGCTGCGGGAAGAGAATGAATTTTTGCCGGATTATAATGAGATACCTGAGAAAGATTTAGAAGAAGCAAAATTAATGTTTCTTAATTATCCTAATAATCCAACAGCTGCTACAGCATCGAAGGATTTTTTCGATGAGACGATCGAAATGGCTGAAAAATATGAAATATGTGTCGTGCATGATTTTGCCTATGGTGCGATTGGCTTTGATGAAAAGCCACAAAGCTTTCTGCAGTCACCAGGGGCAAAGAATGTCGGTATTGAAATGTATACGTTATCGAAGACGTATAATATGGCAGGATGGCGTGTCGCTTTTGCTGTAGGGAACCGATCTGTTATTAATGCGCTGGAGCTGATACACGACCATTACTATGTTAGTATTTTTGGAGCGATTCAAGCTGCTACGAAAGCGGCACTCGATAATGGAGAAGAGTCAATTCGCTCATTGAATCGTGTGTATGGTGAACGCAGAGAGGCTTTTCTAGATGAAGCGGCCAATATCGGTTGGCACGGAGGTAGTGCCAGTGGCTCTTTCTTTGTTTGGATGCCTGTAGCAGATGGGCATTCCTCCGAATCCTTTTCAAAACTGTTACTGGAAAAAACGCATGTAGTTGTTGCCCCAGGAAATGGTTTTGGGGACGAAGGGGAAGGCTATGTCCGAATTGGATTATTGGAAAAACCAGAACGGCTGCGTGAAGCATGTAAGCGAATTGACAAGCTGGGATTGTTCTAG
- a CDS encoding transglutaminase-like domain-containing protein, with product MKLVCESDQISDYLEESETIDFSNDLIMRTASNLFEASQTEIEKTETVFHFIRDQIDHVWDIQSRRVTSKASEVLQFKEGVCYAKANLFAALLRSQGIPTGFCYQRLMLFDTPEKGYSLHALNAVYLQQLDKWIRLDARGNNKNVDAQFSLDEERLAFPVQQQFGEIDYPTIFVRPNQQTLDVLERNADMLEIYQHYLPEKL from the coding sequence ATGAAACTTGTTTGCGAATCCGATCAAATTTCGGATTATCTGGAGGAGTCCGAAACGATAGATTTCTCAAACGATCTTATTATGAGGACTGCTAGCAACTTATTCGAGGCTTCCCAAACGGAGATCGAAAAAACAGAAACGGTCTTTCACTTCATCCGTGATCAAATCGACCATGTATGGGATATCCAAAGCAGAAGAGTGACATCTAAAGCATCCGAGGTGCTTCAGTTTAAAGAAGGAGTCTGTTATGCAAAAGCTAATCTATTTGCTGCATTACTACGGTCTCAAGGCATTCCGACAGGTTTTTGTTATCAGCGGTTAATGCTGTTCGATACACCTGAAAAAGGCTATTCGCTGCATGCATTAAATGCAGTTTATTTACAGCAGCTTGACAAATGGATCAGGTTAGATGCAAGAGGCAACAATAAAAATGTTGATGCGCAATTCTCACTAGATGAAGAGCGATTAGCATTCCCGGTACAACAGCAATTTGGTGAAATTGATTATCCCACAATCTTTGTAAGACCAAACCAGCAAACCTTGGATGTTTTGGAGCGTAATGCTGATATGTTAGAAATCTATCAGCATTATTTGCCGGAAAAGCTGTAA
- a CDS encoding diguanylate cyclase domain-containing protein — translation MTPIPFDYNYSLIIISILIAIFASFTTIELVGIARNAQHNTRKKWLITASFTMGIGIWTMHFTGMIASGIGDSQIRINLIATIVSFIVAMIGSLIAFRLIANRIASYAQLVLAGTVMGLAISSMHYIGMYAVEYNHYMEHNPGIVALSIVIGITGSTAALIIFNKVSDKHLYLFQLPIAIILGIAISSMHYVAMESFTLYNLPNQHHSIFPEVSSTIDSTIMINTLVIMSAVIFLITYTMGLRNKRLQLAMYDMAFHDSVTGLPNRYYFDQQFQRILETSKANHESFAILFLDLDNFKRINDEHEHGHDAGDRFLKQIGKSLSSLVGQEAVIARYGGDEFIIITQKTDKKGAETVANKITAAFDAPFIMDGKQQTTSFSIGISYFPQNGKDMETLIRQADKAMYVAKQKGKNQYTSYQSETPIDSSG, via the coding sequence ATGACACCAATACCGTTTGATTACAATTATTCGCTCATTATTATTTCTATATTAATTGCAATCTTCGCTTCTTTTACAACGATTGAACTAGTGGGGATCGCTAGAAATGCACAACATAATACAAGAAAAAAATGGCTGATTACTGCCTCTTTTACTATGGGAATTGGCATCTGGACCATGCACTTTACCGGCATGATTGCAAGCGGTATAGGGGATAGCCAGATCCGAATAAATCTGATTGCTACAATCGTTTCCTTTATTGTCGCGATGATCGGTTCCTTAATAGCTTTCCGGTTAATTGCCAATCGGATCGCCAGTTATGCTCAATTAGTGCTTGCTGGCACAGTAATGGGATTGGCCATTTCTTCCATGCATTATATTGGTATGTATGCTGTTGAATATAACCATTATATGGAACACAACCCCGGCATTGTTGCTTTGTCGATTGTTATTGGCATCACAGGCTCAACGGCAGCTTTGATCATCTTCAATAAAGTAAGCGACAAACATTTATATTTATTCCAACTGCCTATAGCAATCATTCTAGGTATCGCAATCAGTTCGATGCACTATGTGGCTATGGAATCATTCACATTATACAATCTGCCAAATCAGCACCACAGTATTTTTCCGGAAGTTTCATCTACTATCGATTCTACGATTATGATCAATACATTAGTTATTATGTCTGCTGTCATCTTTCTCATAACGTATACGATGGGACTTCGTAACAAGCGATTACAATTAGCCATGTACGACATGGCATTTCATGATTCTGTCACAGGGCTACCTAACCGCTATTATTTCGATCAGCAATTCCAGCGCATCTTAGAAACAAGTAAAGCAAATCATGAATCATTCGCTATCCTGTTTTTAGATTTGGATAATTTCAAACGGATCAACGATGAACATGAACATGGACATGACGCAGGTGATCGATTTCTTAAACAAATAGGAAAGAGCCTTAGCAGCCTAGTCGGACAAGAGGCAGTAATTGCACGCTATGGCGGTGACGAATTTATTATCATTACTCAGAAAACCGATAAGAAGGGCGCAGAAACAGTAGCAAATAAAATAACCGCAGCTTTCGATGCACCTTTTATAATGGATGGAAAACAGCAGACAACCAGCTTCAGCATCGGTATTAGCTACTTCCCACAGAATGGTAAAGATATGGAGACATTAATCAGACAAGCTGACAAAGCAATGTATGTAGCCAAACAAAAAGGCAAAAATCAGTATACCAGCTATCAATCAGAGACACCGATCGATTCTTCTGGTTGA
- the hisA gene encoding phosphoribosylformimino-5-aminoimidazole carboxamide ribotide isomerase, with protein MEFRPCIDLHQGKVKQIVGATLNQENKQVIENYVSTYNSSYYAAKFRDDQLTGGHVIMLGDGNKEAAIEALQSYPGGLQIGGGINGDNALTFLNAGASHVIVTSYIFQDGELKMDKLRRLVDKIGKERLVIDLSCKQKDGKWFVVTDKWTKFSNIEITASTIKELEQYCDEFLIHAADVEGKRAGIAENLVRLLADYVTIPTTYAGGVSSLEDLHLFEQLSKGKLHVTIGSALDIFGGDLSYDQVVDYCKE; from the coding sequence GTGGAATTTAGACCTTGTATTGATTTGCATCAGGGTAAAGTAAAACAAATCGTTGGTGCAACATTAAATCAAGAAAATAAGCAAGTTATTGAAAATTATGTATCAACCTATAACAGTAGCTATTATGCTGCTAAATTTCGTGATGATCAGTTAACTGGTGGTCATGTTATTATGCTTGGTGATGGCAATAAAGAAGCGGCAATAGAGGCGCTTCAATCATATCCAGGCGGCTTACAGATCGGTGGCGGCATCAATGGGGATAACGCACTAACCTTTTTGAATGCAGGGGCTTCTCATGTCATTGTCACGTCGTATATCTTCCAGGATGGCGAATTAAAAATGGATAAACTTCGTCGTTTAGTAGACAAGATTGGCAAGGAACGTTTAGTGATAGATTTGAGCTGTAAGCAGAAGGATGGCAAATGGTTTGTCGTGACAGATAAATGGACGAAGTTTAGTAATATTGAAATTACAGCTTCTACAATAAAAGAGTTGGAACAGTATTGTGATGAGTTTTTAATCCATGCAGCCGACGTGGAAGGCAAACGGGCTGGCATAGCAGAAAATCTTGTAAGGCTGCTAGCTGACTATGTGACGATTCCAACGACATATGCTGGTGGCGTCTCTTCACTTGAGGATTTACACCTTTTTGAACAATTATCAAAAGGAAAATTGCATGTCACGATCGGCAGTGCGCTAGATATATTTGGCGGTGATCTCTCCTATGATCAAGTTGTTGACTATTGTAAGGAATAG
- a CDS encoding catalase yields the protein MDKKSKDNHGKETMTNQQGHPVTDNQNVRTVGNRGPTTLENYDFIEKISHFDREKIPERIVHARGTGAYGYFQSYGTVNGEPISNYTRAKVFTNTETQTPVFLRFSTVVHGKHSPETLRDPRGFAIKFYTEDGNWDLVGNNLKIFFIRDPLKFPDMIHAFRPDPVTNVQNLERMFDFISESPEAMHMVTFVFSPWGIPATYRHMQGSGVHTYKWVNHEGKAVLVKYHWEPVQGIKNLTQKEANKIQGENFNHATQDLYEAIENGDYPEWELYVQIMEDGEHPELDFDPLDATKLWYKDDYPWHKVGKLVLNRNPENFHAEVEQSAFGTGVLVDGLDFSDDKMLQGRTYSYSDTQRYRVGANYLQLPVNKPHKNVVTNQTGGMMDFRQDYGDFKNPHVDYEPSTIAGLKEAKNAGVEHEPYVEGRLQRQPISRENNFGQAGETYRRLNDWEKDDLINNLVSALLGCHKDIQDKMLDMFYKCDKDYGARVEKGLKSGMESKEEMMEDAMHDAEEMGHPSDPY from the coding sequence ATGGACAAGAAATCAAAAGATAACCATGGCAAAGAAACGATGACCAACCAGCAAGGTCATCCGGTAACAGACAACCAAAACGTTCGTACCGTCGGAAACCGCGGACCAACCACACTTGAAAACTATGATTTCATTGAAAAAATCAGTCATTTTGATCGCGAAAAAATACCTGAACGGATTGTCCATGCTCGCGGAACGGGTGCTTATGGATATTTCCAATCATACGGCACAGTGAACGGTGAACCAATTTCCAATTATACGCGTGCCAAAGTATTTACCAACACCGAAACCCAAACACCAGTTTTCCTTCGCTTTTCCACGGTGGTGCACGGTAAGCACTCACCAGAAACATTACGCGATCCAAGAGGCTTCGCGATCAAATTTTACACAGAGGATGGTAACTGGGATCTTGTCGGAAATAACTTAAAAATCTTTTTTATCCGCGATCCATTAAAATTCCCGGACATGATTCATGCATTTCGACCCGATCCTGTAACCAACGTACAGAACCTTGAACGAATGTTTGATTTTATCAGCGAATCTCCTGAAGCTATGCACATGGTTACCTTTGTTTTCTCTCCTTGGGGAATACCAGCCACCTATCGACATATGCAGGGATCTGGAGTTCATACGTACAAATGGGTCAACCATGAAGGTAAAGCTGTCCTTGTAAAATATCACTGGGAACCTGTCCAAGGTATTAAAAACCTTACCCAGAAGGAAGCTAACAAAATTCAAGGAGAGAATTTCAATCACGCCACACAAGATTTATATGAAGCGATTGAAAATGGTGATTATCCTGAATGGGAACTCTATGTGCAAATAATGGAGGATGGTGAACATCCTGAATTGGACTTTGATCCATTAGATGCAACGAAATTATGGTATAAAGATGATTATCCATGGCATAAAGTTGGCAAGCTGGTATTAAACCGAAATCCAGAGAATTTTCATGCAGAAGTAGAACAATCCGCATTCGGTACAGGGGTTTTAGTCGATGGTCTCGACTTCTCCGATGATAAAATGTTACAAGGGAGAACCTATTCCTACTCAGATACCCAGCGATACCGAGTTGGGGCAAATTATTTACAATTACCAGTAAATAAGCCTCACAAGAATGTGGTGACGAATCAGACTGGCGGGATGATGGATTTCAGACAAGACTATGGCGATTTTAAAAATCCTCATGTCGATTATGAACCTTCAACCATTGCCGGCTTAAAAGAAGCCAAAAATGCCGGCGTAGAGCATGAACCATATGTAGAAGGGCGATTACAACGTCAGCCTATTTCCCGGGAAAATAATTTCGGACAAGCCGGCGAAACCTACCGCAGACTGAATGATTGGGAGAAAGATGACCTGATTAACAATTTAGTTTCCGCCTTATTAGGCTGTCACAAAGATATCCAGGATAAAATGCTGGATATGTTCTATAAATGTGATAAAGACTATGGCGCCCGTGTCGAAAAAGGCTTAAAATCAGGAATGGAAAGCAAAGAAGAAATGATGGAAGATGCCATGCACGACGCCGAAGAAATGGGACACCCGTCCGATCCATATTAG